The following proteins are encoded in a genomic region of Tenacibaculum sp. 190524A05c:
- a CDS encoding methyltransferase — MSTTKEYWSQRYNENNTGWDLGAPSPPLQNYIDQLSNKKLTILIPGAGNSYEAEYLFNNGFTNVHVLDIANEPLKAFAERNPNFPVEQLHENDFFEFEGQFDLILEQTFFCSFPPLPETRKSYAEKMNELLKPNGKLVGLWFDIPLTGDLEKRPFGGDMEEYLSYLSPYFEVQRFEACYNSIPPRQGNELFGIFKGKK; from the coding sequence TTGAGTACTACAAAAGAATATTGGTCGCAACGCTATAATGAGAATAATACAGGATGGGATTTAGGAGCGCCTTCTCCTCCATTGCAGAATTATATAGATCAATTGTCAAACAAGAAGCTTACTATTTTAATTCCAGGTGCTGGTAATTCTTATGAGGCAGAATATTTATTCAATAATGGATTTACAAATGTTCACGTACTAGATATTGCTAATGAACCACTAAAAGCTTTTGCTGAAAGAAACCCAAATTTTCCCGTGGAACAATTACATGAAAACGACTTTTTTGAGTTTGAAGGTCAGTTTGATTTGATATTAGAACAAACTTTTTTCTGTTCTTTTCCTCCACTTCCAGAAACCAGAAAATCCTATGCAGAAAAGATGAATGAACTTCTAAAACCAAATGGAAAATTAGTAGGATTGTGGTTTGATATTCCATTAACTGGAGATCTAGAAAAACGACCATTTGGAGGCGACATGGAAGAATATTTGAGTTACCTCTCACCCTATTTTGAAGTTCAACGTTTTGAAGCTTGTTACAACTCCATTCCACCTAGACAAGGAAATGAATTATTCGGTATTTTTAAGGGGAAAAAATAA